One window of the Devosia sp. 2618 genome contains the following:
- a CDS encoding S41 family peptidase, with translation MVMRRTAISVMALLVAMVPTLAQEATGALSMGEQPRWIRYPAIAPDGETLSFTHRGQVFLVDAEGGLAIPLTAKGSYSYGAVWSPDSERLAFASDVGGNDDIYISDFSGTLQRFSWSSAREVPTSFTPDGKSILYTSLGLGDAERSVQGALSLKPQLYAANTESGRETLVLPNSAVDARWNGAQDKLVYVYDPSLDPGERQHRVAANARQIWIYNNMSGNHERAFAVDGVDRINPIWNQDGTRLYYLSEASGWLNAWQLDLASGTEKQLTFFEGTPVRDLSVADDGTIAFAYDGRIYVKGEADEAPRAIEILTLDQSASIDANVLANAATEFVTSPDGDRMALVASSDVFLLDRAGNYRQITATPGQERNVAFSPDGSTLVYAGQRGHEWGIYAVDLQIATSDDPLAIRYDEVPLYVPEEGNAFQPQFSPDGKLLAFISDRREVKVLDLASGAVTALFGETDYNSSYGDGDLWFAWSPTSQDILVQWRFIGGLDTAKVAVVPADGSAPPKMISQGVTNFSRGVWSLDGTQVIGLTDLFGLRSAQLHGFTEDLYRLYLSETARQDFLSISEGNFPLSDSENEDASYEPLRYAIDTQRAARLGERLTGDGASFVFYAPLADYANMLLVSAPDDDTLNIEVLNLRSGARTLLQTVEAPGYEAMSFVSAFNQLDIKLSNAVLSVPIFDPDGLSTSPARIFTTVNPDRRRAAAFEQAWADLKYRYYQRELEGRDWEAIGAKYRSYLGSIATSRELSELVAAMFGELSASHLFTQFSGSEGSRLGFGTENDTLGVYLDYGYEGPGRLIADVLPGGPLDRSGLGVGAGDIITSINGVPVPEAGGLERLLDINLGKRALIGVVTQGQDEERFIYVTPIDYYDQLKLAKERLLDARAQLVDRVSNSCVAYQHVAAMDNSSYLKVLGQLTSSRDLAKATVIDIRSNGGGNLTRELMTMLSGKSYAQVGRNGDPVLTEPSNRWLWPSAVVVDSFSYSDAAIFPQAYQDAGIGKLVGDTLLNTGTYVSQNHSKLVPGFMYAIPILPIRRLDGSYYENHVIEPDIAVPFDPNNVGINTDPQLEAAVAALMAEIGPDSDCRLP, from the coding sequence ATGGTGATGCGACGGACGGCCATTTCGGTGATGGCTCTGCTGGTGGCGATGGTGCCGACTCTGGCACAGGAGGCTACGGGCGCTCTGTCGATGGGCGAGCAGCCGCGCTGGATCCGCTATCCGGCCATTGCGCCCGATGGCGAGACACTGAGCTTTACCCATCGCGGGCAGGTCTTTCTCGTCGATGCCGAAGGCGGTCTTGCCATTCCGCTGACGGCCAAGGGCTCCTACAGCTATGGTGCGGTGTGGTCTCCCGATTCCGAACGACTGGCCTTTGCTTCCGATGTTGGCGGCAATGACGACATCTATATTTCCGATTTTTCCGGCACGCTGCAGCGCTTCAGCTGGTCCTCGGCCCGCGAAGTGCCGACCAGCTTCACGCCCGATGGCAAGTCGATCCTTTATACCTCGCTGGGTCTGGGCGATGCCGAGCGCAGCGTGCAGGGCGCGCTATCGCTCAAGCCGCAGCTTTACGCGGCCAATACCGAGAGCGGCCGCGAAACCCTGGTTCTGCCGAATTCCGCGGTCGATGCGCGCTGGAACGGGGCGCAGGACAAGCTGGTCTATGTCTATGATCCATCGCTTGATCCTGGCGAACGCCAGCATCGCGTCGCGGCCAATGCCCGCCAGATCTGGATCTACAATAATATGTCTGGCAACCACGAGCGCGCCTTCGCCGTCGATGGCGTCGATCGGATCAACCCGATCTGGAATCAGGACGGGACGCGCCTTTACTACCTGTCGGAAGCCTCGGGCTGGCTCAACGCGTGGCAGCTCGATCTTGCCAGCGGCACCGAAAAGCAGTTGACCTTTTTTGAGGGCACGCCGGTGCGCGATCTGTCGGTCGCCGACGATGGCACTATCGCTTTTGCCTATGATGGCCGCATCTATGTGAAGGGCGAGGCCGATGAGGCGCCGCGCGCCATCGAAATCCTGACGCTCGACCAGAGCGCCAGCATTGATGCCAATGTTCTGGCCAACGCTGCGACCGAGTTCGTCACCTCGCCTGACGGAGACCGCATGGCCTTGGTGGCCAGTTCCGATGTGTTCCTGCTCGATCGTGCGGGCAATTACCGGCAGATCACGGCAACGCCCGGCCAGGAGCGCAATGTGGCGTTTTCGCCGGATGGCTCGACGCTGGTCTATGCCGGCCAGCGCGGCCACGAATGGGGGATTTACGCGGTCGATCTGCAGATCGCGACCAGCGATGATCCGCTCGCCATTCGCTATGATGAAGTGCCGCTCTATGTTCCCGAGGAAGGCAACGCCTTCCAGCCGCAGTTCTCGCCCGATGGCAAGCTGCTGGCCTTCATCTCGGATCGCCGCGAGGTCAAGGTGCTCGATCTTGCCAGCGGCGCGGTCACAGCGCTGTTTGGCGAGACAGACTACAATTCGTCCTATGGCGACGGTGACCTTTGGTTTGCCTGGTCGCCCACCTCGCAGGATATTCTGGTGCAATGGCGCTTCATTGGCGGCTTGGACACGGCCAAGGTTGCCGTTGTGCCCGCCGATGGTAGCGCTCCGCCAAAAATGATCAGCCAGGGCGTCACCAATTTTTCGCGTGGTGTGTGGAGCCTTGACGGCACGCAGGTGATCGGGCTGACCGACCTGTTCGGCTTGCGCTCGGCGCAATTGCATGGCTTTACCGAAGACCTCTATCGCCTCTACCTGTCAGAGACGGCGCGGCAGGACTTTCTCTCGATCAGCGAGGGCAATTTCCCGCTCAGCGACAGCGAAAACGAGGACGCTTCCTACGAGCCTCTGCGTTATGCTATCGACACGCAGCGCGCCGCCCGCCTTGGCGAACGTTTGACTGGCGATGGCGCTTCGTTTGTCTTTTATGCGCCGCTTGCAGACTACGCCAACATGCTGCTGGTCAGCGCCCCGGACGACGATACCCTCAATATCGAGGTGCTCAATCTGCGCAGCGGCGCCCGAACACTGCTGCAGACGGTCGAGGCACCAGGCTATGAGGCCATGTCGTTTGTGTCGGCCTTCAACCAGCTCGATATCAAGCTGAGCAACGCCGTGCTGTCGGTGCCGATCTTTGATCCCGACGGGCTCTCGACATCGCCGGCCAGAATTTTCACCACCGTCAATCCGGACCGCCGGCGCGCAGCGGCCTTCGAGCAGGCCTGGGCCGACCTCAAATATCGCTACTACCAGCGCGAACTGGAAGGCCGCGACTGGGAGGCAATCGGCGCCAAATATCGGAGCTATCTTGGCTCGATCGCGACCAGCCGAGAGCTGAGCGAACTGGTGGCAGCCATGTTTGGCGAGCTGTCGGCGTCCCACCTCTTCACACAGTTTTCCGGTTCCGAAGGCAGCCGTCTCGGTTTTGGGACCGAGAACGACACGCTGGGTGTCTATCTCGACTATGGCTATGAAGGCCCCGGCCGACTGATTGCCGACGTCTTGCCGGGCGGACCGCTCGATCGGTCGGGTCTGGGCGTGGGGGCGGGTGATATCATCACCTCGATCAATGGCGTGCCGGTTCCCGAAGCGGGTGGGCTGGAGCGCCTGCTCGACATCAATCTGGGCAAGCGGGCGCTGATCGGCGTTGTCACTCAGGGGCAGGACGAAGAGCGTTTCATTTACGTCACGCCAATCGACTATTATGACCAGCTCAAGCTGGCCAAGGAACGCCTGCTCGATGCACGCGCTCAGTTGGTCGACAGGGTGTCCAATTCCTGCGTGGCCTATCAGCACGTGGCGGCGATGGATAACAGCTCCTACCTCAAGGTGCTGGGGCAGTTGACCTCCTCGCGCGATCTGGCCAAGGCGACCGTGATCGACATCCGCTCCAATGGCGGCGGCAATCTGACCCGTGAGCTGATGACCATGCTGTCGGGCAAGTCCTATGCGCAGGTTGGCCGCAATGGCGATCCCGTGCTGACCGAACCGAGCAATCGCTGGCTCTGGCCGAGCGCGGTTGTGGTCGACAGCTTCTCCTATTCCGATGCGGCGATTTTCCCGCAGGCCTATCAGGATGCCGGAATTGGCAAGCTTGTCGGCGATACGCTGCTCAATACCGGCACCTATGTCTCCCAGAACCACAGCAAGCTGGTGCCCGGCTTCATGTATGCCATCCCCATCCTGCCGATCCGTCGTCTCGATGGCTCCTATTATGAGAACCACGTCATCGAGCCCGATATTGCTGTGCCGTTCGATCCCAACAATGTGGGCATCAACACCGATCCGCAGCTCGAAGCGGCCGTTGCGGCGCTGATGGCCGAGATCGGCCCCGACAGCGATTGCCGTCTGCCTTAG
- a CDS encoding Glu/Leu/Phe/Val dehydrogenase — translation MSDDNLLDRALIRLEEAASHLQIDQDVIEKLKYPRETTKTSLLIRMDDGSRKSFLAWRCRYDDTRGPTKGGIRFHPDSTIEEVETLAFWMTFKCAVMNLPYGGGKGAVRVDPRKLSKSELERLSRAYMQAFARTVGPDRDIPAPDVYTNAMIMGWMADEYNQITGSVTPAVITGKPIALGGSLGRNDATARGGFYLVQHLAAELGLSGSRTVAIQGFGNAGQYFAQLAAADGNTVVAVSDSAGAIYKADGLDVTALIAGKNAGKRVADLAAELGATVIPADDLIGVEADVLVPAALEEMITVKNAASIKAKVVVELANGPITAEADKILNEKGVVVLPDILANAGGVTVSYFEWVQNRQGFYWDLEEIHARLKKMMEREGRAVWDIAQERKVSVRSAAYIHALGRLSTAIEAHGTQPYFVG, via the coding sequence ATGTCCGACGACAACCTACTCGACCGTGCACTCATTCGTCTCGAGGAGGCAGCCAGCCATCTCCAGATCGATCAGGATGTCATCGAAAAACTCAAATACCCTCGAGAGACCACCAAAACGAGCCTGCTGATCCGTATGGACGATGGCTCGCGCAAGTCGTTCCTGGCCTGGCGCTGCCGCTATGACGACACCCGCGGCCCCACCAAGGGCGGCATCCGTTTCCACCCCGATTCAACAATCGAGGAAGTCGAGACGCTGGCGTTCTGGATGACCTTCAAATGCGCCGTGATGAACCTGCCCTATGGCGGCGGCAAGGGTGCCGTGCGCGTTGATCCGCGCAAGCTCTCCAAGTCCGAACTCGAGCGCCTGTCGCGCGCCTACATGCAGGCTTTCGCCCGCACCGTCGGCCCAGATCGCGATATTCCGGCGCCAGATGTCTATACCAATGCCATGATCATGGGCTGGATGGCCGATGAGTATAACCAGATCACCGGTTCGGTGACCCCGGCTGTCATCACCGGCAAGCCAATCGCCCTGGGTGGTTCGCTGGGCCGCAATGACGCAACCGCACGCGGTGGCTTCTATCTCGTCCAGCATCTGGCTGCCGAGCTGGGCCTGTCGGGTTCGCGCACTGTTGCGATCCAGGGCTTTGGCAATGCCGGTCAGTATTTTGCCCAGCTGGCTGCGGCCGATGGCAACACTGTCGTCGCCGTGTCGGACTCCGCCGGCGCCATCTACAAGGCCGACGGTCTTGATGTGACTGCGCTGATCGCTGGCAAGAATGCCGGCAAGCGCGTGGCCGATCTGGCCGCCGAACTGGGCGCTACGGTCATTCCTGCAGATGATCTGATCGGTGTCGAAGCGGACGTGCTGGTTCCAGCTGCGCTCGAGGAAATGATCACCGTCAAGAACGCCGCCTCGATCAAAGCCAAGGTTGTCGTCGAGCTGGCCAACGGCCCGATCACCGCCGAAGCCGACAAGATCCTCAATGAAAAGGGCGTCGTCGTTCTGCCAGACATTCTGGCCAATGCCGGTGGCGTGACCGTGTCCTACTTCGAATGGGTACAGAACCGTCAGGGCTTTTACTGGGACCTCGAAGAGATCCATGCCCGCCTCAAGAAGATGATGGAACGCGAAGGCCGCGCCGTCTGGGACATCGCCCAGGAGCGCAAGGTTTCGGTCCGTTCGGCGGCCTATATCCACGCGCTTGGTCGCCTGTCGACCGCCATCGAAGCCCACGGCACCCAGCCTTACTTCGTCGGCTAA
- a CDS encoding nucleoside diphosphate kinase regulator translates to MFPTQPLPDILVNSDDYNRVMLLAERVSVTMPYVSAYLERELGRAEVCQPWDPAGVSMGHRVMFRLDDEPLTRIGRLIYPHRDIGERGGVPILGPVGAALIGMHRNATIEWLDKGRSRTVTVLDYGW, encoded by the coding sequence GTGTTTCCCACACAGCCTCTGCCCGACATTCTGGTCAATTCAGACGACTATAATCGCGTCATGCTGCTCGCCGAGCGCGTCAGCGTGACCATGCCTTATGTATCGGCCTATCTTGAGCGCGAATTGGGGCGGGCTGAAGTCTGTCAGCCGTGGGACCCGGCGGGCGTTTCGATGGGCCATCGCGTCATGTTCCGGCTCGATGACGAGCCACTGACCCGCATCGGGCGGCTGATCTATCCGCATCGTGATATCGGCGAGCGCGGTGGTGTGCCCATTCTGGGGCCGGTCGGTGCGGCGCTGATCGGCATGCACCGCAATGCCACGATCGAATGGCTCGACAAGGGCCGCTCGCGCACCGTGACCGTGCTCGACTACGGCTGGTAA
- a CDS encoding CPBP family glutamic-type intramembrane protease: MSRPQIALVVHAIAAITALYFAVPALTQSLSRLGFFASLALYWISFCLPVIAFHVWKRHDGRLFSERLAWRDWWVPGLLLVQVAVTGFVVFAPHTVMLTSNGALLAAATAVIHAPLLEAAWRGGFLTVFDNRPRLGFWLGWLLFTASYVPLGMSLGITLPGGWMALVAGAGLLGLLWSAIAWRTRSVFYLGIAHALTATLYLWVVYNGNGFV, encoded by the coding sequence ATGAGCCGGCCCCAAATCGCCCTCGTCGTTCACGCCATCGCGGCGATTACGGCCCTGTATTTTGCCGTGCCGGCCCTGACCCAAAGCCTCAGCCGGCTCGGCTTTTTTGCGTCCTTGGCGCTGTACTGGATCAGTTTCTGCCTGCCGGTCATCGCCTTTCACGTCTGGAAACGCCATGACGGGCGGCTGTTTTCCGAGCGCCTCGCCTGGCGCGACTGGTGGGTGCCCGGACTGTTGCTGGTTCAGGTTGCCGTGACCGGCTTCGTGGTGTTTGCCCCGCATACGGTGATGCTGACCTCAAACGGCGCCCTGTTGGCCGCGGCCACCGCCGTGATCCACGCGCCCTTGCTCGAAGCCGCCTGGCGCGGCGGGTTTTTGACGGTGTTTGACAACCGGCCCCGCCTCGGATTCTGGCTGGGCTGGCTGTTGTTCACCGCATCCTATGTGCCGCTGGGGATGAGCCTTGGCATCACCCTGCCCGGGGGCTGGATGGCACTGGTCGCGGGTGCGGGCCTGTTAGGACTATTGTGGAGCGCCATTGCCTGGCGCACGCGGTCGGTCTTTTACCTCGGCATCGCCCATGCGCTGACCGCCACGCTCTATCTCTGGGTGGTCTATAACGGCAACGGCTTCGTCTGA